DNA from Brassica napus cultivar Da-Ae chromosome C4, Da-Ae, whole genome shotgun sequence:
CCACCGTCACTTTCGCCTGGCGATTCTGCACCGTCAGCTTCACCGTGACGCGGAGCCCCTTCCACTCCTTGGCCGTCTCCTTGGCGATGTCTTCTCCGATCTTTTTGGGAGCCAGACCGAGGGGACCGATCTTGGGAGCGAGGGAACTCGCTGCTCCGACTTCTCCGCCGGTCACGCGGACGTAGACGTCGACGATCTGGCTCGGGTCAAGCTTCGGCGGCATGGCTGTCTCGGAGGTTAAACGGagtttctagtttttttttaaagtggaGTCCGGAGACGAGGAGGCGGTTGAAGAAGAGCTGGAAAGGCTTTTATTGAGGACGACACTAGGGTTTACGAAATGATGAATTTACCCTCGTAAACTTATATGGGCCTTGAGTGAATAATCTTATGGGCTTTATTTTAGACTATCGGTTCTATTACGGTTTAGTAAATAATAAATCCCCGGTTTGATAGAACCGTTTTACTTCCGTAGTCTCTTTGCTTGGTGAGAAGAATTGCATAAAATATTTCTTCAGTTTCGGAAAGAAGTAtgttttaggattttgaaacatatcatattttggttaccaatataattttaataaataaaataatgtttttttaatctgttacgattaatttatgcattgaaaccgtaaaaatgtatttttcttgaaacggaattttttttttaaatatggattTTTTTGAAACGCATGGcttttattatactaaaatagtgAAAGTGACGTGACTTCGTTTAACCGATATGATCAACAACAGAAGCATATAGTTTTTACAATATACTAGGAACCATTAATTTACTTTTTGGAACTTTCTGTTATCTTATGTGTGTTATTTAATTAGTGGGTGGCTAAGGACCAGAAGTTGAGAAAGAAGGAAGGAAACACAGCAAGCCAGCTGATGAAAGCCATTGCTGTAGCGGTCTGAAACCTTGTGCAGTGGCTGCCATCACATTTATCAAGATCGTTGATGAGTACGGATATGCCAGCAGACGCAGATGCAGCTGCAAACGTAAGTAGGCATGTGATCTGCCAACAATGTTTGAGATGAAAATAGACAAAACAGTCACTTTGTTTCCTTCTTAGGCACTAGTAAACAATAAAGAGTGAAGTTGATTTCGTTCTTACTCCATCTCCAACTGTGAAACATCGAACAACCAAGTGATTCCCAAGGCTTCTTCCAACCAAAAGAGCATAAGCGTCCATGATAAAAAGAGACAAGCTCCACAGGCTTTGCAAGCTGACCGCAAAAACCAAACCACTGTTACAATCGAGAGATATGTTTTGTCAGATTCATATTTTGTCAAAATCATTAGGCCTAGAGTTGGATTTTACCAGAATGCGGTGAAGGAGTGGAAGTCGGGGGTGGTGAGCATGACGGAGAGGGAGATGAGAGAGGAGACGAACTGAGAGAGGCGGAGGATGAGGCCGCCGGTGGTTCCTGGCATTCCCTGAATATCTTTCATCCTCACTGGCGGTCTATCGTTGGCTCCGCCGGTAGGACCCACGGGGACAGCAATTACCGGACGAACCGCCGGTCGGCTCACGTTCATCATGTGAAAGTGAGTCACTTTGataacacacacacaaatgAGGAACTAACTCGACTGAGTTTGCTTGTCCTAAAGACAAAGATTTATTTAACTAACTGAATCTCTaacacatgtaagactttcgaACGTTTACCGCAAAAGTTCAAACAGACCCACCTTGTAAGACACGAAAGTGCTACTTTGGCTGTCTGAAAAATGGAATTagtgttgattttttttggttaacgaGTTGATTAGTTAATGTGATGTGTTTTGATAGAATCGACCCAAAACATAGTATTCAATGTTCCTAACTTTTGATATCTATTGACTTAGAGTAACGGACTTTGAAAGTTAGTATAAAGCAACTGAAGAAACTTTTTATATCCAAAAACAGAATATTAATGTGGCTTACTAGATTTTTGGTGCTATTCTAaagtatttatgtttttatattatttatttcaaatatgttagacatattattataatttattagtACTATTTTCGACAGTTTATGTTATTACTTTTGAAACagattatatttaaattagtaGTATTAAGCTAGGAAAAAACACTTGAAATTTATTTGAACACTtgaaataaaactatatttttggtttcttgtttttttcctGTGTTTATTTGTGTTGTAGTATTGATAAATggctatataaaataaatacgaACAAGAAAATGTGAAACTTTTGTTGGTTACAGAACAGAGTTGATGATCTTACAGAGAATTAAAGACATTTAGTTCGGAGTTAAAATGACAGTTCTAATAATTTACAACAAAGAACTTCCATCGAACTGGAAATTGTTTTTACTTTACCCCAACTAATCGGAATCTATTCCTTCCATTTTTAGTAAGATTAATAAAATCGTGAAAATCTGACATTtttcatatctatatataaaatcttAGTAAAATCAAAAATCTTTAAATAGTTATCTAGATATATTTAAAgttatctagatttttttttttttgaaaaagttatCTAGATATATTAGATCTTGATAATAATCATTATCCAGTCCTTTCCATCTCCCAGCAGAGCTTAGACACAACACTTTCATGGCAAGGTGCATATTCCTGCAAAATGACAACAACAACGTTTGAGATTATGTAGAGACCCAGAAACAattcattttcttcaatttacctcaagcttcttcacaagctCTTTAGCAGTAGGTTCAGAGACTATGATCTCACGAGCAGTAGGGCTGATGAATCCTTCTTCAACGGCTTTATCGATGAATGAAAGCAGAGAGTTGTAGTATCCATCAACATTGAGTAAACCCACCTGCAGAAAGTTTGTTTTAGTGATTTTGGATTCTTGAATTTTTCCATTTGAAGTAAGAATATTAGGGAGGGTTTTTTTTTACAGGCTTGTCATGAATTCCAAGTTGAGCCCAAGTTATGACCTCAAGCAATTCTTCAAGTGTTCCATAGCCTCCTACAATTATCGCACAAAATTTTAGATTTGATTTGTCAAAAGAGAGCAGGTTAATCTGTTACTATGATATGGTCAAATCAGTAGGTATGCATGTACAATACAAAACCAAATAATAGAGTCCTCTCCTCTCTGTTACTGTTTTGTACATTGGTACTGACTATGATTACAAAAGCAGGATCTTGACTTTCCATTAATGATTTCAGATTAAGTGTGGGCCAAAAAATGCCATTTGTGGGACTGTTTCAAGTTTTGTCTCTTAACTTGAAAAGggcaaagaaaaaaagtttggtCAGAGTAAGACTACACAAGCTATAGAGAGAGTACCCcctaagttaaaaaaaaaaacagagcaatAAATAGAGTAAAAGAGAAGGAAAAAGGTATAATTCTAAGTGCCAGATGTTGATGGTGAAGGCCTTTTATCTTAGAGCATCCCCATTAGTGAACCCCATGAAAGGGgttcacaaaatatttttttattatttttttttttgggttgatttttgtttttaaaaaaaaaaaaaaaatttattttttcggaCCAGTCACGGGTCGCCACGTGCCGTGGGACCCGCACTACAGTAATGAACCAGGTTCACTGGGAAGGGGTGGAGAGAGACAAGTTCATCACTATtccttattttaatattttttttttttggaatgtgtGTGAACCCCCCATAAGTTCACTAATGGGGGTGCTCTTACACTCTGGTgactttaaa
Protein-coding regions in this window:
- the LOC106395962 gene encoding CASP-like protein 5A1, producing the protein MMNVSRPAVRPVIAVPVGPTGGANDRPPVRMKDIQGMPGTTGGLILRLSQFVSSLISLSVMLTTPDFHSFTAFCGLVFAVSLQSLWSLSLFIMDAYALLVGRSLGNHLVVRCFTVGDGITCLLTFAAASASAGISVLINDLDKCDGSHCTRFQTATAMAFISWLAVFPSFFLNFWSLATH